DNA from Aliarcobacter skirrowii CCUG 10374:
TTTTAAATGATATACCTAAAAATTTATCAGGTGTTACTATTATAGGAAGATTGTCTTCATCTTTATCTTCAATTCGCATAAGAGTTTCATATTTTTTAATATTTTTATCTTTATCAAATATTGCTTGATAATATGGAACTATTCTATTCTCTTCTACAGCTTTTTTAATCTTCTCTCTCCAATATAAAGATTGAATAATCAACTCTTTTGAATCAAGTTCATTGTTGTATATAAAATAACTTTGATTTAATGATTTCGCTTTTTTTAAAGCCATTGCAGCTGTTATTATTGGTTCATCTTGGAAAATTGAGACTCCAAGAGTCATAGAGATTGTTATATTATCTTTTAATTTTTCAACATATATTTTTCTATTTAAAAATGTTTGATTAAGTTTTTCTATTAAAATAAAAATATCTTCAATAGCCATATTCTTTGTATTTGCTAAAGCAAAAATATCTCCACTTAATCTATAAGCAGTTACTTCATAATTTATCTCAAACTCTTTTAATATTTTTCCTATTTCAACCAAAACTAATTCAGCATTTATAAAACCATAAATCTCATTTAAATCTTCAAAAGCATCTAAATCTAAAAGAATTACAACAACTGACTCTTGATCTCTTATACTATCTTCAAGAGCTTTTCTATTTTGTAAAGATGTAAGCTCATCTTTATAAAGTCTCTCTTCTACCTCTTTTTTTGCATCTACAATAACTTTATTGCATACATTTTTTGTATTCAATAAAGATTTTATGTACAAATATATAAATATTATTGATAAACTTGAACTTATTATTAATAATAGATATAAAAGATTAAAAGTTTGCAATTTTTTGACCAAACTTTACATCTTGATTTAATAAATCTTCTAAATTTACAAAATCTTTTTCCCAAAGCATAACAACCGTTGAACCCATCTTAAAGTAACCTAAGCAGTCACCTTTTGAAAATTCAATGTTGTCATAGTTATAAACTTTTATCTCTTTTGTATCACGATTTGTTTCAACTTGCTTTTCAAACTCAAAAACCATTTGACCAACATTTAGTGCACCTACAAAGACCATATAAAAGATTTTACTATTTGATTCGCACTCTAAAATAACTCTTTCGTTTTGAACAAAAAGTTCAAACTCTTTGTTTAGGTATTTTAAATTAACTGGATATAGTTTTCCAGGAACATGTATTAGTTTTTTTAATTTAAAATCAATTGGAGCGTGATATCTGTGATAATCTTTTGGTGATAGATAAAAGTTCATAAAATCACCATTTTCTACTCTTTGAAAATTTTCACTACAATAGTAAGTTAAAAGCTCTTCAACACTATATTGCATCCCTTTAATTTGAAGTGCAATATCTTTATTTAATTTTCCACATTGAGTAATTAAACTATCTGTTGGTGATATAAAAATATTAGAAGTTTTATCAAAATCTCTTTGTATTATAAACTCTCTTGTAAAAAGCTCATTTAATGATTTATAATGTTTTGCATTTTTAAACTCTTTTAAATCTAGCTTCATCAATTTTGCATAAGAACTATTGATAAATTTTTGAATAGGTCTTGGAAACTCTTTTTTTGCAAACTTCCCAAAGTATTGTGATATAAGATTTGTAATATGCATTTAAGCCCCCGTAAAAAATTAGTCTAATATTTTACCTATTTTTTGCTAGAGTTTTGCTTTTAAAAGGATATTTATGTATAAAATTGTTATTCAAGATAGATGTGACTGCTTTTATAAAAGTTCACTACAAAATAATCTTACATTTAGTTCAAAAGATGTGGCTTTAGAAAAAGCTATTGAGATAAAAAATATTATGAATAGAACTTTTTGCAAAAAACACTCATTTGAGCTTCAAGAGATGCTTAATAATTTTGTAATTAAAGTTTACAAAGATGAACCAATAAAATCTTGTTGTGGAAATGGCTGCTGTATGTAAATTGAGTTTTATATTAACAAGTAAGCTTAAACTAAGAGTTGCTTCTGTAGGATGTACCTATCTTCAGTATTATTTTTTATAAAATGGTGCAAAGAAGGTAGTTTACTAAGTTTTGTAAACAAAAATATAATATGGAGTATAAAATGAAAACTACAAAAGCAATTAAAGAGCTTGTAAAGCTTACAAAAAAAGATGAGCTAAGCAAATCACAAAAAAAAGAGTCTAAAAAACTTGTTGATGAATTAAAATCAAAAAATTCAAAACTAAAGTCTGAACTTAAAAAAACATCTAAAAAAGATAAAAAAAGAGCAAAGAGACTTAAAAACAAACAAAGTTTGATAA
Protein-coding regions in this window:
- a CDS encoding phosphatidylserine decarboxylase; the protein is MHITNLISQYFGKFAKKEFPRPIQKFINSSYAKLMKLDLKEFKNAKHYKSLNELFTREFIIQRDFDKTSNIFISPTDSLITQCGKLNKDIALQIKGMQYSVEELLTYYCSENFQRVENGDFMNFYLSPKDYHRYHAPIDFKLKKLIHVPGKLYPVNLKYLNKEFELFVQNERVILECESNSKIFYMVFVGALNVGQMVFEFEKQVETNRDTKEIKVYNYDNIEFSKGDCLGYFKMGSTVVMLWEKDFVNLEDLLNQDVKFGQKIANF
- a CDS encoding EAL domain-containing protein, yielding MVKKLQTFNLLYLLLIISSSLSIIFIYLYIKSLLNTKNVCNKVIVDAKKEVEERLYKDELTSLQNRKALEDSIRDQESVVVILLDLDAFEDLNEIYGFINAELVLVEIGKILKEFEINYEVTAYRLSGDIFALANTKNMAIEDIFILIEKLNQTFLNRKIYVEKLKDNITISMTLGVSIFQDEPIITAAMALKKAKSLNQSYFIYNNELDSKELIIQSLYWREKIKKAVEENRIVPYYQAIFDKDKNIKKYETLMRIEDKDEDNLPIIVTPDKFLGISFKTKQYLQLSKIVISRSLDNLLKTDKQITINLSFKDILNYEFVDYLEDKLLSLEQSVRQRLVFEILESETVSDYDFLEEFVLKYKDLGVKIAIDDFGSGYSNFLRIIRIKPHYVKIDGSLIKNINVDQNSYEIVKSIIAFCKTLNIKTVAEFVHSEEIFDILINLEVDEFQGFYLARPEPIFN